The segment GGGCGCACAACTGGTGAAGGGCGGCGTAAGGCAGATCCCGCTCGAACTCGGTGCCACCTGCGCGCAGGACCAGCCACCCGTCGAGCGCCCCCACCGCGGCGTCCAGCAGCGCCGACTTGCCCATGCCCGCCTCGCCTACCAGCGCGAGTGCTCCACCGCGCCCGTCCTCCGCCGCCCGCGTCACCTGCTCGATCGCGTGAAGCTCCGCCTGCCGGGCCACGAACAGCATGCCGTCGGCTTCCTTCCCGCCTGCGCAGTTAACAGCGATAGATTGTCTAACAAGGTTAGATCCGAGGCATGCTCATCCTCGTGAGCGCCCGCCACGGCTGTCAACTCTGAGGAGGGCTATGTCGGTCGGCACGCGACGTGAGCGGGAGCGGGCGAAGATCCGCGACAGCCTCGTCCAGGTGGCCTTGACGGTGCTGGAGCACGAGGGCACGGCAGCCGTGACCGTCCGCCGCGTCGCGGGTGAGGTCGAGTACACAGCGCCGGTCGTCTACCAGCACTTCGCCAACAAGGAAGCCCTGCTGCTGGCGCTGGTCGAGGTCGGCTACGCGCGACTGCACGCACGGATGGCCGCGGCCGCCGAGAACGCCGTCGCCGCCGACGGCCGCATCCTCGACACCGGGCGGGCCTATGTGGAGTTCGCCGCCGCCCACCCCCACCTGTACCAGCTGATGAACAGCGCCGACGTCGACGCGCACGGCCGCTTCCGTGCCGCCACCCCTGTCGTCCGGCTCGTCGAAGACCTGATGACGAACTGGGCCGGCGCACACGGCATCGTCCTGGCCGACC is part of the Streptomyces sp. NBC_01262 genome and harbors:
- a CDS encoding TetR/AcrR family transcriptional regulator, with protein sequence MSVGTRRERERAKIRDSLVQVALTVLEHEGTAAVTVRRVAGEVEYTAPVVYQHFANKEALLLALVEVGYARLHARMAAAAENAVAADGRILDTGRAYVEFAAAHPHLYQLMNSADVDAHGRFRAATPVVRLVEDLMTNWAGAHGIVLADPTETCEVAWATLYGIAGLGKLDTVGYARAAHLADRALRALLLSWRTHPDGDYP